A window from Candidatus Methylarchaceae archaeon HK02M2 encodes these proteins:
- a CDS encoding NADH-quinone oxidoreductase subunit K — MINDFTLYVMTAIFLYIIGIYGIAIRKNMVRTVIGLEIITASVNLNFLAFTLLDPKLIPLAQYFVVISIVLGAAVASLALMLVIQAYRLYGSADLRKLSKLKW; from the coding sequence ATGATCAACGATTTCACTTTATACGTTATGACTGCAATATTTTTGTATATTATAGGAATTTACGGTATAGCTATTCGGAAAAATATGGTAAGAACGGTTATAGGTCTTGAAATTATCACAGCAAGTGTTAATTTGAATTTTTTGGCATTTACGTTACTCGATCCAAAATTGATACCTCTAGCACAGTATTTCGTCGTAATCTCGATAGTCCTTGGTGCTGCTGTTGCCAGTTTAGCATTGATGTTAGTGATCCAAGCTTACAGGCTTTATGGCTCTGCAGACCTTAGAAAGCTAAGTAAATTGAAGTGGTAA